The following are encoded in a window of Diorhabda sublineata isolate icDioSubl1.1 chromosome 3, icDioSubl1.1, whole genome shotgun sequence genomic DNA:
- the LOC130442181 gene encoding zinc finger protein 501-like translates to MEDNLDFQKICRVCLNEGVMMSIFKVNISKKLMACANVQVWQNDNLPAQICQKCSAKLHISFQFKKLCEKSDGKLRQYLNKVSERREEQQSQPLQQIEKEPTTNISSQYTQSIPENSCAYIECNTLIDNVSQNNFIPVSQAEPQQMTQMEYSQLAGYNVDSVGQVQVYNGNYNMPLDHTAVLHNQEIQPIAMDPQAQPQQQVQYIDQTQQQQPEQQLATHPTCDIIKEDKTKSKHKPTDVAKQCQICNKVFSTATKLTRHMKTHASDMPYKCKTCNKGFAHSGNFKIHLRMHTGERPFRCVVCDKGCRQAQDLEKHMRTHTGERPHKCLMCPKAFSTRSNLIAHIRIHTGERPYVCCVCQKSFCQSNELTKHMRTHTGEKSHICDICNKGFNGSSTLIVHRRSHTGERPYVCLVCNKAFTQNSCLVTHMKRHNLNSQCDNNFNTKQTEGKETSNTIEEKISCSFCTSNFNTSNEFNEHLKTHHTSTTDATTNTVL, encoded by the exons ATGGAAGACAACttggattttcaaaaaatctgcaGAGTCTGTCTAAATGAAGGTGTTATGATGTCGATATttaaagttaatatttcaaagaaactgATGGCTTGCGCGAATGTGCAG GTTTGGCAAAATGATAATCTACCAGCgcaaatatgtcaaaaatgttCAGCTAAACTTCATATATCATTTCAGTTCAAAAAATTGTGCGAAAAATCAGATGGTAAATTACGTCAATACTTAAACAAAGTATCAGAAAGAAGAGAAGAACAACAGTCTCAACCATTACAACAAATCGAAAAAGAACctacaacaaatatttcttctcaGTATACACAAAGCATACCTGAAAATAGTTGTGCGTATATAGAATGTAACACTTTAATAGACaatgtttctcaaaataatttcataccTGTTAGTCAAGCCGAACCACAACAAATGACACAAATGGAATATTCTCAATTAGCTGGTTACAATGTGGATAGTGTGGGTCAAGTACAAGTTTATAATGGCAATTACAACATGCCTTTAGATCACACTGCTGTTTTACACAACCAAGAAATTCAACCTATTGCg ATGGATCCTCAAGCACAGCCTCAACAACAAGTCCAATATATTGATCAGACACAACAACAACAACCAGAACAACAACTTGCTACCCATCCAACTTGTGACATTATAAAAGAAGATAAAACCAAATCCAAACACAAGCCAACTGATGTAGCAAAACAATGCCAGATATGTAATAAAGTATTTTCCACAGCAACAAAACTCACAAGGCACATGAAAACCCATGCATCAGATATGCCCTATAAATGTAAGACTTGTAATAAAGGCTTTGCGCACagtggaaattttaaaatacatttaCGTATGCACACTGGGGAAAGACCTTTTAGATGTGTGGTTTGTGACAAGGGATGTAGGCAAGCACAGGATTTGGAGAAACACATGAGAACACATACAG GTGAAAGGCCGCATAAATGTTTAATGTGTCCGAAAGCTTTCTCAACAAGATCTAATCTAATAGCCCATATAAGGATCCATACGGGGGAACGACCATATGTTTGTTGTGTATGTCAAAAATCGTTCTGTCAATCTAACGAACTCACCAAACACATGAGGACACATACGGGAGAAAAATCGCATATATGTGATATTTGTAATAAGG GTTTCAATGGTTCAAGTACGTTGATAGTTCACAGACGATCTCACACAGGAGAACGACCCTACGTCTGTTTGGTCTGCAACAAAGCATTTACCCAAAACAGCTGCTTAGTTACCCATATGAAACGCCACAATCTCAATTCGCAATGCGACAACAATTTCAATACGAAACAAACAGAAGGAAAAGAAACTAGTAATACcattgaagaaaaaatcagTTGTAGTTTTTGTACGAGTAATTTtaatacatccaatgaattcaACGAGCACCTAAAGACCCACCATACTTCGACAACTGATG CTACTACAAATACTGTTTTATGA